CGTAAAGATCATACTTACATCGTTTCAGTCgcgtgaaaatattaatttatatattaaatataatttagttaatataccaatttttttaaagttgaaaatcgCTAAGTATTGCATTCTTTGCACACTATACCTTCTCAATATTTTGATTGTCTCaataagaatattaatattatatatatactaggtgtcacggcaaacattgttttgccatatataagatttctagggaatttctagtgtagaaacaaaaactaacttattgtaagtgtgtaaggatgtggtaaatgagtgaaagaggcatgtagcgctgtgaacgttgagggaatatataataaaaataacaaaacctcattcaaccacataatacctcattataacaaaaaaaaaagtccaaataaaaaaaaatgttaggggggacaaccctaatcacttaggagtatgaaaaatagatagtagccgattctcaggcttactgaatatgcataaaaaatttcatgagaatcggtcaagcggtttcggaggagtatgggaacgaacattgtgacacgagaattttatatattagatatatctCATCTAATCGAAATTTGttgaagtaataataatagcagACCATGATAATATAGTCATTGGAATAATAAACGAATTGATccaaattcttaaaaaaatatatttttattattcttgaaGTAAACAGCGAAATAACTGTAAGGAGTTAAAGACGTTCACGTGCACGATCACgttaatttttttcctttttttctgaAACTCGCATCTCACGTAATGGAATATGAATTCACGTGGCTGAACTACGTgacattttctttttcttattgttttctagttttcaattaaattacttATGTATAGTAAGGTTCTTGGCgtttattaaacattaaaagtgAATCAGTTATATCGCAATCGTGATATTAAgctattttagattttaatgatatctaagtatatattaatacgtgaagcaaaaactttgtatccctttttacgaaaattgcgcggacggaggagtatgaaattttctacacttataaagaatatagagaagaagtgcacaaagttaatattttttttaaataatgcctaaaagatacattaaatcaataaagaaaacattatacacacactacataccatgtatttgacgcacacacgcatgcatactatttattatcaaactttggttcttgacgtctgttgtcaaattgagaatagattaaatattatttgtctttatgaatatttttatagtgtagccttggcgaaatttgtaattatagaagtataaaatgcaatcataatagtgtacaaacttacaattccaattaattatagtcgaatttcgactactgcgggacctctagttaataattaattgattgaATTGGAAGAGGCCGAAGGTGAAGTGTATTTCGGTACGCATAGCCGGATCAAGGAGTTACACGGTAGGTTCTACCGGGCTCTCAGAGGGCCTGATGTAGACCAATTAGCTCACGTGGCCTGGTTACGATTCAGTTACCTCTTTAgggaaactgaaggttttatttttgcaattaTAGACGAAGTTATCATGACGAATAACTACtggaaatatatactaaaggacGGGACAgtcgacatttgtcgggcatgtcaccgtccgggagagtctgttagacatattttttttggctGTCCTCGTtttgctaacggcgagtacttgcatagacataaccaatTGACTAGGATTATCgatcaacaacttgctctgaaatatggttttcttgattctgctaTTCCTTGTTACaaataccaacctcaaccagttcttggtcatgttacgctctactgagaccgatctattatcacggttAGATACATTGTTGCTAATAAGCCtaatattgtgataataatCTGGTCTGCGCGTcaagcagtgttggttgatgtcacaAGTTCTCACGACTaaaacctcgtgaaggcagaaaagtataaataaaaaatatatttagatctGCCTctcgagactaccgccatgtggcatgttgattcaaccagcATTGTTCCTATAGTTATATCGATACATGGTTTGATAGcaaaaagtttcgatcaacaccttaagaaactttcgttatccagctgggttagggGCCTGATACCATGACCTGATAATATTACCATCTAACGTAGTGATCCGTTTTCGTATCGAGGACTCcatacatttacattacgaattcgATAGATTTTCGTGCTTGAGGTACTGTATACACTGTATATTGTGTTGGAACTGGAATGTCCCAAAATTGAAAAGATACTTAGCATAGTATAGCATAGTAGCATAGCTTAGCATAGCATTATACTTAGATACGCAAACGGATTCGTTTTATCGACCGGTAATTTGTTTCACATACCCGACCAATATTGGTCATTTGCCAATCAAGTCTAATTACGAATTCGTAGGAGAGAGCTCACGAAATATGGTTGCATGCTTAAAAGGTACCAATTGATTCAAGTCACGTGTAAACCAATGCCAGAGACGCGCCGCGAGGGCTGCTATTGCGCCACGGACGTTTGTCTTCTCCTATATAATGCTCACAACAGCCGACCAAAAGCATTCCTGATTCATCACAATCAGCTCTAACAAAATGATGAAAATTGTGAGTACTTTTATAAAAGTTTCTTGTACTTTTTTCTAGAACAATTAATGTTAAAACATCTTCATCGTGTTTCACGTTATGTGCAACTTTGGCAATATAAAATCGATTACGGTACATATGACTGACAGTGCCACTGGGCTATAAGCACTtctgaatttaatttaagttttattatatttttcgaaTCATTGATCCAAATTATTGCTCTTTTATTATaggcaaaatattaaaaagttaagtaCCAGTTAAGTATCAGTTAAGTACCAATTAAGTACCAGTTAAGGACCAGTTAATCAGTTTTCCGTTATTTTCTCTCTCAGATCTTAGTCATCTCTGCGCTGGTCGCCATCGCCGCGGCCAAGCCGACACTTTTAAGCGCACCATTGGTGGCGGCACCTGCAGTGGTAACCGCAACAAGCTCTCAGTACTACCATCGCATCAACAACGGATTAGCTGCATACGTTGCTGCCCCTGCCGCTTATGTCGCACCGGCGGTCGCTTCAGCTGCCTATGTCGCTCCATCTGCCCCTTTGGTAGCTTCGGCCCCCTATCTCGCTGCCCCTGCCGGCTATGTTGCCGTTTAATACCAGACCGCAAAATCCTGTTTAAGTGACAACCTGAATAAAATGTTTCTTACCGATTGATATACTTAACGACTTTTATTGCGGACTTGTTCTTTATGGTTATTGAGAGTTGTTCTATGTAAataccagtaataaaacaaaacaactcTATTAATAGTTGAACCGGTTCAAATATGTAGTCCATCAACATTGCAATGGAAATGGTACTtagcaattattttttattatttataaacgatctaaggaataaaaaaaaatgtgtgcgtgtactagtgtacacacgtaagaagtgaaacttatttatggccttatttttcgaaaaatgatctacatgcaactttctagaaattggttaaataaagttaaattagataaagtttaaacaaaaggattttattatcatagacatgaatacaaaaaagttaaattagataaagtttaaacaaaaggattttattatcatagacatgaatacaaaacagatggcgcgtaacggaaaaaagtgacgcgtaaccgaaaaatgtgacggtaaatttttttccaacgccgataaggaagtttcacttcaaaaattacaACTTAGCAACATATACTTATGTAATCGTAATCAAATCGAGCAGACTCAATCAGTAGCTGAAGACAGCATCGAAACGCTTCTTCGTGTCCTTAACGTGATAAGCCCCTTATTTTAGCTGCCGCTGACTAAAAGTCAGAACGCCCCGACCTAACTCTAACCAACCACTATTGTCGCCTTAGACCCATCTCAACGGATCCATCAAATCTGATCTCGGTTCTATTGGTCGTTAGTGATTGATAGGTTGCAGGTTTGGGCGGCTAATCCTAAAATTATCAAATACAGATCACCGTACTCAATCGAACTCGTTGAAGAGTCCGACCTAACACTTAACCCATAACATCAGAATGTTGAGTTTCCCGCCAGATCTTAGCGGTTCAAGATTCCGATAGATTAGTCAATGCACTTGCGAAACATTTACTCTTGAGCAGTAAAGTTTGCCCCAAATGCGCTCGACTAGCAAACTTCTCTCTAGTGGGTGCCCTCAAGCTCGAGCTCAGCCTCTTACCAAGGAAAGGAAGCGGCCCTTACAGCAACCCCACCTTCAAAAAAAGCTCAAATTCCCACACATAAGGAAAATGGTAAACATGTACGCCTGCTTAGAATATTAAAGGGCTATAAATGCGTAATACACATGGCGTTAGAACATATTAAAGGTCATGGTTTCGTCATAAAATGTTATAGTTCACATTTACTGTGAATAGCTTAAATGAGCACTTAATATGAACCGACTTACCGGGAGGTTCCTTGAAAGCGTAATGTAGGTAGCGGTATACGGCTaccaaaattattaatgtacttCGTATTCTTTTAATGGCATAGATTGGTGCACTAGCTTACGGACTACCTAGCGCTATGGGGCTGTAAGggtccatagatatcacaatgtgaatgtcgCCGTCGACTTTGGCACGTGAAGTCTGTATCGAAGTTTCAAtggtttttttggaacgaacgttccttatgggacgatgtggagggataccgtaaccgggaaaaaacgtccatatcgtaagatttttatttgtaatgcacacagtgtacgacttaactttgtaataacgaacaaattagtaatgcacacagtgtacgacttagctttgtaataacgtacaaaaaatgacatatttttttatcattaattgaccacgatctcagagcgtacgtttgcgcaatacactaattttTATGCGAACAACCgtaaatgaagtgtaccacaataagttcgcacttcaccgaatgaccgtgggttgttgcgaaacctccagttttattttctttatacctcgaatagaacttaagttctattcgaggtataaagttctattctaattaatatttttataataaggaacttcgttcctatccggtgtcccatgacaccacacatctttttattgcttagatgggtagatgatctcagagcccacctgttgttaaggttaccggagcctacattaacaacgtaaatgatgCCACCCACCCTTCGAATTGAAACGCATCACTGCAAAtgccatggaagtcaatcgtaaacatttgttaattacgcagtttaatagataatttcatacttgcctgcgggatttcaaTACCgacacagttgcatcgcttgatacgaatgcatcggacgtcctTTAGGCCATAATCACTACATTATATGGTATAGGTAATACCACCCAAACCACGCCGGTTATACTATAATGTAACATGACTACTTCACGGCAATAATGCGAAGTATAGTGTTACATATCCGTGCAAGCTTATAGTATGCCGTGCGATAAGTAATAAAGcaattataagtttttattaaaccATATTATATCATCGCCTCTATAGACTATATATATTATCCAGATTCATGAAGCTAAATGTTACTCTATGAAAAGTGAATGATTCTGTTAGTTCCTTTTCGTTATTTGTTAATTGTTACATTAATTAAAGGATATTACATTTTCTTCGCCCTAAAAACGTcaatacggatcctcccgatccattaacggtgcttttaggtacctcaagcaccggtcaccgtcctcgccgaacccgccgcttgcgacgaagggctcggcgagtaaattaatccatagacacagcccactgagtttctcaccggatcttctcagtgggtcgcgtttctgatccggtggtagattttgcgaagcactgctcttgctagggccagtgctagcgaCACTTCCGGCTCGAGCCcggagagctcacctacacgctagggtaaagctgaaatagcctctcaaggctatcagcatcggtaggaaaaaaagaaaaaggtttTCTCTactattaattatttgattaaTGATCCAGCCTACGTTCCTAAAGTCTAATATCAACACTATGCGGTTGTGCTTGAGATATTCTATTTTGTTGGCGTTGTAGAAAGACGATGCATAAGCAGCCGCTGTCTATATTATGAAGTGAATTAAAATCAGCCTTAATGTAATTTACTTTAATGTAGTGGTTACTTTAGGTGGATGTAATTCGTCTTggttttttatcaacttttcatttcattttactaatAAATGCTTAAAGAcgtgcaatgaaaaaaaatgagCTTTATTAATTGCATtgcatgtaactatacttgagaccttagaactcatatctcaatttacagcgcatttacgttgtagatgtctatgggctccggtaaccacttaacaccaggtgggctgtgagttagttcatccatctaagtaataaaaaataaaaaagtattttttatttaaataccttATTGAATTTAATAGCAAAACGTTATTATAACAAATAGTCGTCAGTGGTATCTCAAAGCAACATGTTAAACGTAAATATATCTTATTTTAGTTAtcagcaaaataaaataaaaaggaaaacctttaaagcattttaattcaattgagaagtgctctgaggaattg
The sequence above is drawn from the Bombyx mori chromosome 11, ASM3026992v2 genome and encodes:
- the CPH23 gene encoding cuticular protein hypothetical 23 precursor; amino-acid sequence: MMKIILVISALVAIAAAKPTLLSAPLVAAPAVVTATSSQYYHRINNGLAAYVAAPAAYVAPAVASAAYVAPSAPLVASAPYLAAPAGYVAV